The proteins below are encoded in one region of Carettochelys insculpta isolate YL-2023 chromosome 14, ASM3395843v1, whole genome shotgun sequence:
- the SETD6 gene encoding N-lysine methyltransferase SETD6, translated as MASAAKRPKQVAAGDSPAEAGSADAVSGFLDWCKKVGLELSPKVYVSREGTVSAYGLLAREDLPIGEILFTIPRAALLSQHTTSIQSLLEKDQASLKSRSGWVPLLLALLHEYTASNSHWRPYFSLWPDFSTMDHPMFWPEEERVRLLRGTGVLEAVDKDLANIQEEYSSIILPFMESHLDVFDPQLHTLELYQRLVAFVMAYSFQEPLDEEDEDEKEPNPPTMVPMADILNHVANHNANLEYSLECLKMVTTQPICKGQEIFNTYGQMANWQLMHMYGFAEPYPGNTDDAADIQMVTVRRAALQGASTEAERQLVLEQWDFLCQLEMVGEEGAFVIGWEEVLTEEELSMTLKVLCMSAEEFKEFKAHEGWEDDTEDGESFTLSNETIPRLKASWKQLLRDSVLLTLESYSSDLKADQDLLHNKIAYGKLSQHEQQALQVRYGQKRILYQLLELAS; from the exons ATGGCGAGCGCGGCGAAGCGGCCCAAG CAGGTGGCCGCAGGGGACAGCCCTGCTGAAGCTGGCAGTGCTGATGCTGTTTCTGGCTTCCTGGATTGGTGTAAGAAGGTTGGCTTGGAGCTCAGCCCGAAG GTCTACGTGAGCAGAGAGGGCACGGTGTCCGCCTACGGCCTCTTGGCCAGAGAGGACCTGCCAATTGGAGAAATCCTCTTCACCATTCCCAGAGCTGCGCTCCTGTCCCAGCACACCACCTCTATTCAGTCCCTCTTGGAGAAAG ACCAAGCGTCCCTGAAGAGTCGGTCTGGTTGGGTgcctctgctcctggctctgctgcatgAATACACGGCCAGCAACTCCCACTGGCGCCCCTACTTCTCTCTGTGGCCTGACTTCAGCACCATGGATCACCCCATGTTCTG GCCTGAAGAAGAGCGGGTGAGGCTCCTCCGAGGCACTGGCGTCTTGGAAGCGGTGGACAAGGATCTGGCCAACATCCAGGAGGAGTACAGCTCCATCATCCTGCCCTTCATGGAGTCCCACCTGGATGTCTTTGACCCCCAGCTGCACACGTTGGAGCTCTACCAGCGGCTGGTGGCATTTGTCATGGCGTACAG CTTCCAGGAGCCGCTGGACGAGGAAGACGAGGATGAGAAGGAGCCCAACCCACCCACGATGGTGCCCATGGCTGACATCTTGAATCACGTGGCCAATCACAATGCCAACCTGGAATATTCCCTG GAGTGCTTGAAAATGGTCACCACCCAGCCCATCTGCAAAGGCCAAGAGATCTTCAATACCTATGGCCAGATGGCCAACTGGCAACTCATGCACATGTACGGCTTTGCTGAGCCATATCCTGGCAACACCGATGATGCTGCTGACATCCAGATGGTGACAGTGCGCAGAGCTGCGCTGCAGG GTGCTAGCACTGAAGCAGAGCGGCAGCTTGTCTTGGAGCAGTGGGATTTTCTGTGCCAGCTGGAGatggtgggagaggaaggggcttttgTGATTGGCTGGGAAGAAGTGTTAACAGAGGAAGAGCTGTCCATGACACTGAAG GTGCTGTGCATGTCTGCAGAGGAATTCAAGGAGTTTAAAGCACATGAGGGGTGGGAAGATGATACAGAGGATGGCGAAAGCTTTACTTTGTCCAACGAGACCATTCCCAGACTCAAAGCCTCGTGGAAGCAGCTGCTCCGTGACAGTGTGTTGCTGACGCTGGAGTCCTACAGCTCAGACCTGAAAGCCGACCAGGACTTGCTGCACAACAAGATAGCTTACGGGAAGTTAAGCCAGCATGAGCAGCAAGCCTTGCAAGTGCGTTATGGGCAGAAGAGGATCTTGTACCAGTTGCTGGAGCTGGCGAGCTAG